The DNA window AAAACCGGGTGGATGTTCAGCGCGCCTGGAGAGGGGGACACCCACTGAATCCACGTCTCCCCCATCCCATGTCGGCATCGGGAAAGCCGGAATTTGAACCTTGGTCCCTCCCCAAGCAAGTGCTGTCGCCCTGTGATTCCTctgaggggagtgtgggggggggggagacacacttttttttttttttggaccagaAATTGTATCCTGGACCTGGTTCAAAAGTTTCATCAAATCACAGTGTCTGGCGGCAACATATATGCCAATGAAACCAATGTTTCCTGCAAAGATAATCCCTGCCCGCCTCTGCCTTGCAAAAGTACTTCTGGccaccccacacccagactgGTCTGGATGCAAGATGTTCATTGCATAGCATCTCCAAGATGCAGCCGTTGCTATCCCTCCACCCGGCTAAGCCTCTGGTCCAGATGCGCATCTTGGTTTCTGGACCATCCTTTCCCCTGGCCCTCACAAACGCAATCTTGCCTGGCTCAGATCTGTCCACAAAGCCACTGCACAGCTGAGACCACGTCAGCCTcctctggctcccccttctccatcgTATCCAACacaagctacttgtcttcacgtGTAACGCCCGTCACTGACGACTCCCAGCTGACCTGTCGTCCCTCACCTTGGAGGAGCCCGTGCTCCCATTGCCCCactgaaacattttcagacaaGCCCCTTTGAGCTTTCTCCCTGCTGGCCCTCATGCCTGGGAAGACCTACCTGTAAAGATCCACAAAACTAACTCACTTatccttctcccctctcctttgCCATGGGGTctacaaaaaaaccacacaaccaCTGGACTTTGCTGATACCACGGTCTGTAACACTGACCAACATGGTCTCCGTGCTCCCCTGCCTGTATTTGGCTGCTGTCCCATGTCTTATATCTCACTTGTGTGCTTCTTGGGGAAAGAGTCCATCTTTTTGTTGCGAGTTTGTACAACATGGTCCATGACGGAGGCcttgttaattatttgtattaccctaAGAAGTTCTCCAGGTCATGAACCATTCTTGGGGCTCTTCCAAGAGCTCTGATGTCTCCGGGTGAGTGACCACAGCCACAGAGAAGACAACTCTGAGACCAGGAagccattttttattattattattattaatccaGTCACTGTACATACAAAGTGTTAAAAAACCACCAGACTTCGAGGGAAGTGACGCTTTCTGAACAGATGCCACAGTGAGCTGGTTCGGTCCCGGAGACGCCAGGATGGTTATAATGGACACACCAGAAAGGACCCAGTGGGTTTATGCCTCTGTACCCAACCTTTATCCTTCTCCAGCTTTGCCATCTCACCGGCATGCCCCGGGAGGGCTCACAAGCCATCCGCATCAAAGGCGATGATGCGAAGGCCACCTGGTCTCTACTGGAGATTTAGGGCGGCTGTTCCCAATGGGAACAAGCTGTGTGGATCTCCTAGGGTCCACAGTTTCAACCTCTGTTCAGGCCTAAAGGACTCAATTATCCATCGGCTTCCCACAGGTCTTGAGATACTACAGAAGACCCCAAACCAACTCACTGTCTAGTGTCTGGGACAAAGATCTGGGACCTTTGTTctccactgggggtggggggtggcggaGGAGCTGCCTATGCTTCTTAGCTTGGGGGGCATGCCTTCAGGAGAACTGCGGGTGAGCAAGAGAGATTTGGGGGTACAGCTGCCTCCAACTCAACCTCAGGGCCACGGGGGCTGGTTTTGTCCCACCAGCCTCGGTGGTAAAGCTGAGGACGGTCTCCTGCCCATGGGATGATGAGGTATTCAGACCTGCCGTCCTGAGCTAGGGTTTGCAGAGGCTTCCAGGGAGAAGACTCCCCTCCAGCATTGTGTCTAAAATAGCAAGCGTCTCTCTGCTTTAGCTCAGGGTCGGTCATCACTTCACCCCTTCGAGACACAGGCCAGAAGAAGAGACTAGATTCTAGGGGGGTCGGGGAGGGTCTTGAAACCCTTCAGAAGGCAGGTGGCAGATTCAGGGGGTGCTGAGGTACCCCTCCCCATCCTGTCTGTAGTAGCTGGCTTTCCCTGGTCCCCTTCCTAGGCTGTGGTGGACCTACAGAGGACacgggaggggagaggaggcagctaCTTATGGGATGGAGAAGACCAGGGAGAAGGCAATAAAGCTTGATGGAAGACCACAGGAAAAGGCAACttgagggggtggagtggagccTGCTAATGAAGAGTGTGGCGAGGAGGACCCGGGAGGGAAAAGTGTGTAGCAGAGAGGGAGTGGAGGCTAGGGCTGGGAAGAGGAGAGCCAGGGGTTATTTCAGCAGCCACCACCCCAGCAGGGCtcccagcccagagagcaggggaAGCCCGGCTGCCCGGGTGGGGCCAGCAGCATTGCATAGGTTCGTCTCACAGCAGGTCCGGTTGTAGCTGACCTCGAAGATGGTGTCCTTCTGCTCCGTCATGTTGCAGATCTCACGGGTCCGGCTGCAGCCATACTTGGAGAACAGCAGGACCTTGCCTGCAGGGAGAGAATGGGGTAGCCGTGAGCAGGGGtacaggattcctgggttcaattcctggcttgcGGAGGGGCTCCTGTTTTATCCCCAGCTCTGAGCAGGGGAAGTGGAAGGGGGAGGGTCTTGCAGTAGCTCTGGGAAAGTGATCCAACCACCCATAAGGTGGATCatcagcaggatttgaaccctgGGCCTGCCCTCCACCCCTTGAGCTACAGGAGAGACATATCAGTAactagcagtagtaggctgttattcTCTAGGGGACAAGTCataggaggggcaggggaagcagTCCGGGTGTGTTTTGCCCTTGAGTTATAGGAGCTTTACCCACCACTGACACAGAATCCAAACATCTCCACCAGCAGGTCCCAGTGGCAGGGGACCATGTGAGATGGGGCAGGTGGGTGTCTGAGGTAGACACCTCCAGAACCAACCTCTaactcccttctcccacccccctgcGCTGCTCAGAGATGGGAGCAAACCCCACGGGACCTTTCCAAGCACCTGTCCGGAGGAGCTGTCCTTTATCTGTTCCCTCCAGCGCCAAACCCTGGACTCCAGGACGTTCcagaacacacaccccccccgccccggattTGTTAACCAACTTCTCAAGAGCAAAGGAGGGCGTCCATCTGGAGGGCGCCCCCATTTCAAGAGAGAcaccccctttctctctccagtCTCAGGACCTCCCTCTCTAGTCCTTCACCTTGAGTTCCTCTCATCTGGCAGTTTGGATGCAGCTCTCTGGAGACCCCTGACCCCCCCTGTGAGGTCCCTTGGAGACCCAGCCGCCCTGGGAGGCAACCAAGGCTAGTGCAAAAAAGGGCCCTTTGTTTTGTAGGGATGGACCTCCCCCGGGATCTGAGCTGTGACTGAGGCTACGTCGACCCATCCAGATTGGTTCCTCATCTCCAACAGCAACCAGACGTTGCAGAATAAactccccccgctcctccccctagATTCAGAGCAGTCccggctccaggctgggggtgagAACAACACGGAGATTGGAGGGGTCCCTTGGACTTACCAATGTAGGCCTTGGTGGTCTCACAGACTTGGTCTTTCTCTGGCGTGCAGGGGCTGCGGGAGTGGAAGCAGAGAGCGCCCACCTGGAACTTGCAGACCCTGCAAATGAGGCCTTGAGCTGCATGGAAAGACAGGCGGTAAGTCAGCGGAGAGTcacggggggctgggagccaggactcctgggttcttcacCCCTCACTTTGAGCCGTGTTCACCGTCCCCGTGCCAAGAGAGAACTAAGCCAAGGCACTGGAGCGAGCTGTCTGGGTGCTATTTGCCGTTGCTGTTGTTTTCTTTGCTGGACTGGCAAGGTGCGAGGGGGTGGGATGCACTCTGGCATCGAAACCCTGCACGTGGGCACACCCCccacagggtgtgtgtgagagactggggggggggcagggcaggcggagAACCAGCCTCAGAGAGGCCCTGACTCACTCGAGTGACTTACCCAGCCCTGGCGATTGGGACATGTAGGAAGCTACCCAACAGCCAAGAGCTCCTCACGCGGCCAtgcggctgcttctggggtggagggcggAAAGCTACCTGCAATCCCGGTGCGTAGACACAGCCTCCTCTGAGCACGGCTGCAATATTTCCCGCTCCATGGCCGGGGCAGGACCGCATCCTCAAAGGGCTCTTTGCCCCAGGCAGAATGGGGTtagccaggctgggagccagccAGGGACTGGGGCACGTGCCCCAAATCCTGCTACCTGAGGTTTCACATGTGATCACACGCAGGGCGTGGATGAAACACCTGAGCCTGAGCATTATCCCATCAGGGGAAAGCAGGATCGGTGAGCAGGACAGCATGCAGCTGGGgaggaagtcaggactcctgggttctatccccatccctgggaggggagtgggagactagtgggtagagcagggggggttgggagccaggactcctgggttccatccccaggaATTTAAGCTTTCAGTGCAGCCCTGTGCATGCCAGGGAACATACAAGAATGTTAAGAGTCCCTTAAGTGGGTGGAGAACTCCGAGGTTATCCAAGTTTAGCGTTCAAGCGGGGTGTTTCGAGCGCGCCAGCCACAAGAAAGGGCGCAATCtccacccacagggacactcgaGCGAGTCAAGAGGGTTTTGAGTCATTCCAAGAGCCCACTCAATGCCCCCACGGCCCTGAAACCAGTCGCGCAGCTCCACAGGGCCCCTCCCGCCCCACATCCACAAAACAGAGCAGTCGCGGCTCTCCCCAGTGTGCGCCCCGGGGCGGATGAGCAAGGCGGTCACCCCACCCTTGTGGGACCAGACCGCTTTCCACCTTACACAAGGGACTGACACCAATTTCAGAGTCTCTGGTTATTAAAAGTTAATTGAAAGGAgtctcctgccccccccgcccccctcaaaGGGAAAGCATTTCATACACAACGTGCAAATACACACAGCGGTGAAACgattttctcttccccctctttaaacttggaggggggaaaaagcagTTTCAAGGTTCTCCATCTGGGAAGGGAGCTTAAAGAAAATTCCCCTCGTAATTTCCCCTCTCCTAGAGGAGACAGAAGTCCCCAGTCTGCCCTCAGAAcgaaaaaaacaacaagaaaagcaACTTCAAGGTCCCCTCTTGAAACTGCCTTTTATTAATGACAGTTTCGAGACCCGCCCCTGCCCCGGGTGAGCTGGGATTCGCAGGGAGAAGGCAGGTTGGGGGCAGCCTCGCCCCAAAGAGCTGGAAGCGCCCGAGCAAATCCCAAGTTCTGCGCTGGGCAGGGAGACAGGCCAGGGACCCATTTGGCTCAAGACACCCAGCGAGccgggaatggaacccaggagtcctggctcccagtcccccctgctctaacccaccacaccctgctcccttcccagagctaggaagagaacccaggagtcctggctcccagccccaccgcaATTTCCACCCTGCGGACTCCTGCGGCTCTAACTCAGGATTTACTCAGACAAAAACGCCCTTGACAGACCCGGAGACATTCCCTCCTCCCGTACTCGGGGgggacacacccacccaccccgaaGCCCCCGGGGGTTTCACGGCAAGCCAAACACCCCCGAGGATCTTCCGCCAGGGTGGGGCTCCCGCTCTCCCGGCCGCTAGCAAAAGCGGAGTCGCTCCGGATTCGCACCTGGGTCACGGAGCTCAgaacccagccccggccccagcccgagCCTCCACCCTCACGGCAGATCTTTGGGGCCgctggccccccaggaccccccgaTACTCACCCAGGGCACCGCACAGCAGCAGGGACAAACCCAGGAGCAGAACTTTGCTCATCCCGGCTCGGTTCAGGGCGGCTCAGGGGAGGCTGAAAGTGACCAAGCGAGGAGGGGAATGAACCAGGCAGGCGAGGCCCCAGCAGGTGGAAAGTGCCACCGCCCAAGTGTTTCcctggggaaactaaggcaggcgGGGCCCATCCTGGGTATTTATCCCTCGGCGGGGctggcagcagccaatcagggggcagggcccgggaGAGGGAGACGCCCAGATGCTGGGAATTGAAAACTAAGACCCAGAGAAAAGGAGGTGACAGGCTGCTCGAGTTCCCggccagccccgccggtgccccccattcccgacccgcagccccgccggtgccccccattcccgacccgcagccccgccggtgcccctcactcccgacccgcagcccctgggctcccccccagccccgccggtgcccctcactcccgacccacagcccctgggctcccccccagccccgccggtgcccctcactcccgacccacagcccctgggctcccccccagccccgccggtgcccctcactcccgacccacagcccctgggctccccccagccccgccggtgcccctcactcccgacccacagaccctgggctcccccccagccccgccggtgccccccattcccgacccgcagccccgccggtgcccctcactcccgacccacagaccctgggctcccccccagccctgccggtgcccctcactcccgacccacagcccctgggctcccccccagccccgccggtgtccctcactcctgacccacagcccctgggctcccccccagccccgccggtgcccctcactcgcgacccacagcccctgggctcccccccagccccgccggtgcccctcactcccgacccacagcccctgggctcccccccagccccgccggtgcccctcactcccgacccgcagcccctgccagccgggcCCTGGGCTCTGCTTGAGGAGTGGGAAATGCTGCGTAAGGATTTTGTCTGTTGCCGGCGGCTGCAAACACGCGTGGCCGGTGGCTCGCTCGCAGCTCACAGGGCTGAATTCGGGCTCTGGCTCCGCGCCCACCCCGGGGCTGGGCAGTGACTCGTGTCgccagaagggggttgcagtgcagtgACCTTCGAGAACTGCAACATCTGACTCAGAAAACccagggagggaacccaggagtccgggctccctgccccccccgctctaaccactagaccccactcccttcccagagcaagggagagaacccaggagtccgggctcccagaccccccccccccgctctaaccactagaccccactcccctcccagagctggggagagaacccaggagtccgggctccctgccccccctgctctaaacactggaccccactcccctcccagagctggggagagaacccaggagtccgggctcccagcccccctgctctaaccactagaccccactcccctcccagagctggggagagaacccaggagtccgggctccctgccccccctgctctaaacactagaccccactcccctcccagagctggggagagaaaccaggagtccgggctcccagacccccccccccgctctaaccactagaccccactcccctcccagagcgagggagagaacccaggagtcctggctcccagaccaccacccccgctctaaccactagaccccactcccctcccagagcgggggagagaacccaggcgtccggctcCCCGCTCGGCCCACGGGTCGCTGAGTCACATCAACGCTCTCCCGTCCCACGACACTCATTACGGCTCACGCAGGCCGGGGCGGTTTGTGAAATTTCCCGGGGCTGGTAGGAGGAGGCCTCGGCcctgcgggggcggggagggaaatcACAAACCGAGGGGCCTGGAgacaaggggcagggagggggtggctcagtcagggagggtggagaagtggcctccggggctgggggggggagggaaatggggcacagggcctgtcccctctggggggcaccggctcccatctggccccagggcagggactggttggctcaggggggcggggaactGGACCCAGACTTTGCAACGTTCTGTCCTCTTTGTATGGAGCCGAtgcgtgcctcggtttccctctcTCCGTGGCACTGCTGCCCCGCGGGGGCGAGAGGGTTGCGGCTGCTCCGGGACCAGGGCCAGAGGCCGGCGGGGCGTGTGCCCCCCTGACTGTCCGGGGTGAGGGGCCGAACCCGGCTCAAATCAGACAAGGAGACGCCCCAGGATCGGCCAATCAGCAGGAAACCTGGCCAGGGACCTGGGAGGTCACAAGGGATCGGGGCGCGGGACAAAGGGGATTTGCGGGGGGGCTGAGGAGCCCGGGCCAGGGGAAAGGGGGGACCCCGGAGAGAGGGGGGCGCACCCAGGAGtcggggccaggctggggcatgGACGGGCCCCATGACGCCGGCTCCGACCCAGCCCTGGTGGCAGAAGGCAACACCCCCCCGGTGGGGAGTCGCCCCGTTTCGTTCGGACCCGCCCCCGCCTGGAAGCTGTGGGTCTGACTATCAGTGAGATGTGGCgggccccattccccgcccccctgagccagccagtccctgccatGGGGGcagatgggagccggcgccccccagaggggacaggcccctgccccatttccCGCCCCGCTGAGCCAGCCGGTCCCTGCCATGGGGGcagatgggagccggcgccccccgGCGGGGACAggtccctgccccattccccgccccgtGCCCCGTTCCTACCCCTTCGCGCCTCACCCACTGCGTGGGGCCGATAAGAGCAGAGTAAACTTGGGCGTGTTCAGGGCGAACCCGGTTCCAGACGTGCAGCACCCGGCGCGGGACTGAGGCCACTTCAGGCTCCTGCTTCGCCGGGGACCCAGCGAccgaccccccctccccgccccccaatgcTCAGGGGGCTGCAGGCGTCCGGCGCCCTCAACCGCCCGCCCCCCGGCGCCATGGGCCGGACCCTGCTCCTCGCGGGCACCTGCCTGCTCTGCTGGGCCACCGGtgcggggccgggctggggccggggggcgggaACGGGGCAGGGGCCTGAACCCTctggggggcgccggctcccaccagaccccagggcggggggctgaggggctcggggggggggaaatggggcaggggcctgtcccctctggggggcgccggctcccgcCAGACCCCAGGGCGGGGGGCtgaggggctcgggggg is part of the Eretmochelys imbricata isolate rEreImb1 chromosome 14, rEreImb1.hap1, whole genome shotgun sequence genome and encodes:
- the LY6G6C gene encoding lymphocyte antigen 6 complex locus protein G6c isoform X1 yields the protein MSKVLLLGLSLLLCGALAQGLICRVCKFQVGALCFHSRSPCTPEKDQVCETTKAYIGKVLLFSKYGCSRTREICNMTEQKDTIFEVSYNRTCCETNLCNAAGPTRAAGLPLLSGLGALLGWWLLK
- the LY6G6C gene encoding lymphocyte antigen 6 complex locus protein G6c isoform X2, translated to MQAQGLICRVCKFQVGALCFHSRSPCTPEKDQVCETTKAYIGKVLLFSKYGCSRTREICNMTEQKDTIFEVSYNRTCCETNLCNAAGPTRAAGLPLLSGLGALLGWWLLK